CTAGGATTCACATCACATATCTTTTTAGTCACAGCGCTATTCGGTGGCTCTGTTTTATGGTAATCTTTGGGATTATTTGACTGCAAGGTGACATTTTTGACTTTGTAAACCAATTCCTGTTTTGGAGAATGTAATTATTCAGTGGTATGTGTCATCCTTTAAGTATTACAAATGCCACATCATTTATGCTtgcataaaaatacaaattacacgATTATAACTGTATTCTGAACAATACAACCCAGGACAAAAGACTTGCGATTTAAAGTACAACAGAcaattttttaatgaaatgttttttaagGACTTTTTTGTTCGGTTAAACAGTGCATTGAGAAATGAGAATAAACTTAATAAACCCTCTCTGAAGCAGTTGAAAATGATTTAGTGAGCTGCAAACATAGATTAATCAATGTTTTTAAATAGGGCCTTACGTCACAATACAAACAGTATGAAATAAAAGGAATACCTATATATTTGTAAAATtgattagtagtagtagtcgtcgtagtagtagtcatagtagtttagtcatatttgtttttaaaggaatgCCTGGGATAATACATGTTTTCAATTGTGATAAATATTGGgttttggggaaaaaacaaagAACGGTTGTCCCTTCAGGAAAAGCTGCGAAAAACAATTCAACCACGGAGATCCTGATAAACAAGTTGAATAGTACACAGTATACAACTGACACTGACTATTCTCAATAAGAACAAAGATAGGAGACAGACCACAAGTGAGTGAAGATGCAATGCTGGTagtgcagtagtgaggcacagtaAGGCAGCTAAAAAATTATCTTTGGAAGCTGAATTTCATTTCTAGAATGTGACATGGAAGAAGAGCACTATGATTTTAAGATAGATAAACAGGTAGGTTTAGCAGAGCAGTTGCCATCTGAAGCAAGAAAAATGCTTTTTATCATACCATGGCAAGTAGATAAATGTCAGTGAATGTTTAGAAAGGTCATGGCCTTGGACTGATTGATGTATACTTCCTCCTGAACTTCAATCCACGACTGCAATACTGCCTGCATTTCACatattttcaattacattttcatatacaCACATTATTCCTGATATGCATAGACTCGTGAAATATTGATTGTTCCAGTAATGAAGTTGACGCACATGATGATAACATTGATGTTAAAGATAGAAAACCCTCACATCACTGTCAATATGCTGCAGGGTCAATATGGTTGATTCAAAATAATAGTTTTTCTTGAGGGCAGTATTCTCAATGATTACTGCCTTTAATTCCTTTATGCCCCTCAGATTGCAGTCATGCCTGTTGTGAGTGAGACTGACTTGCCACAGGGATAAGCAGCTTTTATATACTTGTCTGCGGAATTCATATCGGTTATGCCATTTATAAAAGTATGTGCTATGTATAGCTTGTGCCTGATTATCAGTGAAATGTtacaatacacattttttttctggcCAAATACTCTATACCAGTGTATTTTCTGATGTTTGTATATTCTTatgtttgtttatagttaagACCGTTGCTCTTAGCATTGGTTGACATTTCGAGAGCCACAGGTAGCAGTTTTTTATATCATACTACAAGAACAGTAAATGTGATATGCTGGAGAGATGTTTTAGGGTAGCTGTTAGTCTCATTACCTTCATATATGTACATTGTGTTACATGCATGTTCTTCTATTGCTTTCAGCTacacatataatttttttttttaattctgtcatttaaaattctaaaagtaGGCAGAAATGTTTGCACGGATTTTAAAGTACTAGTGTATGCATCAAAGAAGAATAATAACACAGAGTCAACACCAAGTCTACAAAGCCATCCTTTCACAATGTTGTGGAGATTTGAATACATCATGCATCTGTTATAAATGTTAAATGTGGTCTGAAAGCTCCCTCTCCTGTTCGGCTGAAAACAAGAAGCTGTAGCGTCTCAGACGAGGCTTAGAAACTGTATatctgtactgtgatacttgaaatgtatttgcttacgattgtaagtcgccctggataagggtgtctgctaagaaataaataataataataataatatatatatatatacacacacagttatcAAAATGATTTACCatagtgcaattttttttttttttttgtgaaaggacaATCTTTTTCATTTCTTATACACAAGGGCGTCATGCAGCTAACATTTTCAATGACGGTATTTAGTGTGTTTAAAGGCACATTTGGAAGGTATTTATTGGTATTTTTAAATCTACATGTAATTTAATTCACCGCTCtacataaatgtataaatattcaATAGTATTTTTCCTTCTCACCTAGCGCCTTATCAGTTAACTTCCAGAAGGCATCCCTAACATGCTGCAGGTCTGCTGAATGAGTTCTCTCTGCTTCAACTGCAATTACCATTAGGTCATTAAAGCAATCTTGTGTCATGGTTGTTCTTAGAAATGTTTTCATGGGCATGACGCCACTGCTTCTACAGTACATACCAgggtaaaagcattgtaaagtgtagTAAGGCATAATAAAAGCagagaagtgtggtaaagcagTATATAAAGGATGTTACACAATGAGTTTCAAACAGTTGAGAGTTGCATGCTACCAGTTTATTAAAATTAAAGAGTAGGTAGTTACAATTTACATTGTCTTAGTTTTTGTACTGTTGTCTActcttttttattatgttttcaaCCATTCTTAGTGGTTCTTATTGTGATTacttgaatatgttttttttttcacaagttcAGTTGCTGATCATCAGTTGTTTTTGCCTGCCATAAACATGTAATGTATGCTTGATCAGTCCAAACATATTTAGACTGTATTAGTAAGCATCAGCACCATCCAGTGTATTTACTGAACTTTGGCAGATCATTAGAAGGTACTGGCTCTCATTTCGAAAATCACATTGATCTAGCCAAGGTTTACATCTATGGGAGGCAACTAGAACCGAAGAGCAGTCTATGTTAAGTACCTTAACACAAAGttattaagcaaaacaaaaacaaaaaagcagtacTTAAGTtattaattacaaacatcatacaAAATGACAGCTTCTtactctttaaaatgtttttttctttgacaaaGTTCACCTGTAAATAAGAGGACTGTTGAGGCGTGTCACTAGCACTCTGTAGCAGGGCAGAATGCAATTCCTATTGACATACTGACACTGTGCTATCTCTGCTCTCATGATAAAATGCATTTTAGGACTTCACGTAACCACCACAATTAGTTTTAAGGCAACCTTTATAAACATGCTTAGACTTACATTCACTCAAACAACATCTGAAGACccaatactgaaaaaaataaatacaaaaagatatgTGTTACTGGTAATACGCCAGGCAAATatgttatattaaatatttttcaaatgaaGCCTACAAAATGCAAAACTTTTATTACAGAATTTATAGCAACCAAGAGCGTATTTGACTACTGTctctttatataattaaaattcaATGCTAAGGACAAAAATGTCTGTGTCTTCTTTAAAGTTATCACTTTCGGACTCTATAATTGGTGGCACACAAGACTGAGACTGAATCTTCCCCAcggttgtttttgttaaatgcctgTAAGACTGTACTTTTTAACAACATCTTGTCTAATTAAATTCATGGTCTGGATTCAATTAGAATTTGCAATGgagattttaaaattatttatataaataatgaCCCCAGTTATTCCATATTGTACCAACCTACTGTAGGTGGTCTCACATTGAATACTGTGATTATGCAACAGGgatataattttaatattttagtaCTTTAAATATGCATTCTCTTCAAGAGGCACTTTTTGATTAAAGCAGGTACAGGCCTTTCATTCCAATAGATTACAAACCATCGCTTCAAAGACATGTCACCCAATTTCTGCCCAACCATCTATTGCCATGAGCATTCAGAAATATGAAACTGTTGGGTGACTCACTGGGGTGGGTGGGTGACTCACTGGGCTATAGCAATTTTTTTAGATCACAATGGATTGTTGGTAATGCTCTCAATAAATCAGTGGACAGTAGTCACAACCGTCACAAAACACACaattcaatcccaggtgcgggggacactgctgctgtacccttgagcaaggtactttacctagattggtccagtaaaaacccaactgtataaatgggtaagtgtatgtaaaaataatgtgatatcttgtaacaattgtaagttgccctggaaaaGGTCgtcagctaaaaaataaataataatacaatttaaaaacagcagGAATGTTACTGGTCCCTCAAGGTGGGCGAGAGGAAACCTTAAAGTAACTGATATCCTTTGAGTTTTATTCAGTTGTATTCTTTTTACATTTGGTTTCCTCTGCTTAACATGTGACTGTAATATTGAATTCAACTTTTTATGTCTTTGCACACATCGCTAGTTTTCATGCGTGTTGGGATTCTCACAATGGTAGTGGTGGTTGTCCACTGGGTGGCACTAGTTGTCAATTATCTTTTGTCCGACTTGAGAATCATTTATGGTAATTCAAAGCCCTCAATTTGTTACATTAACtgtctgaataaaaaaaatactaaaataaaaatgaagtttAAAAAACCTGAGAAGCAGTCAGGTTTTCTATCAACCATTAAAATATGCTGTCAAATAACTTCTGAGACACATCGTACTGTACAAGGTTAAAGATTTTTAAGTTTAACTTTTAAGGCGATATGAATTTCAAATCAGGAAAACTGCCTGAATATGTGGAAAAGTTCAATTTTACCAACATGCCCAACTCACACATGCAGGTTGCAGCGCAAACATAATGCATGACATGCATCCATGGCTGATTAAATCTGATTAAACCAAAACTAAAGTTATAATAAAGGGTGGACTGGTTGTAATAACAGCTGCTGGTATGGTAGCATAACTAGAGTGTTGgctactgttaaaataaaaactgctgaaATGTGTATCCAACTAATTCAAGAAGGCAAATTTTCTTTATCACGAATTactctttaaatatttttaatcagctacatatacatttttttgtatttttacttctctttttctttaacacacaatttaatattattaatcactAGTACATTTTTTGTACCAGTTGCAAAAAGTAGCAGAAAACCTATGTTGCGTGTAAAACGCAGCTCAAATACAGCGACTTTTACAACAACACTGTTCTGTGTATTACTTGTAGAACCTTTTTCCTTAAAACTGTCTGTTTTTCAAAGATTGGCATAGTATCGATCTCGATTTTGAAAATCTCTGTACGCATATTTCGCATCATTTTTGCTGTGTGGGATCCTTCCAAATGGTTCATGGTCATTAAAACAGCTTTCAAAAACTTCATCCACAGCTTTCTCCGCTTCTTCCCGACTCACTTTTCGAACAGCTAGGACTGAACGAAGGGCTCGGTCCCGCACACATTCCTGTGGTTTGGAAGAAACCAAtccaatggaaatgtattatATAGTATACAGGTACGTCCCCATGAAAACCTATTAGCAGAAATTACTATGGTTACACAGGGTCTGCCGTCTGGCACTCAATGTTATGACAAAAATTATCAATGCTGAACGCATTGAAATCTAACAAGCAGCTTACAATATCTTACTCAGCTATTTGTCTAACCCCcttcccacaaaaaaaaaaggaaagcttGATTtctataattataaaaaaagaaaactgtttcaggcttgttttcaaatatttgcagCATTAATAATGGACAGCATCTTACACATCATCGTCACACAGTACTAAAGCATATATAGAAAGGataagaaaacacagcataatTAAGAATACAGATGAAGCGAGCGGTACATACAAAGGAAAACAGGAATAAAAACTGATGCACAAAACTTTATAATTACCTGGTGATGTTGTTTTAGTCCAAATTTAAACCTACTCAGCTCATTACTGAAAGAACAGTCTCCACTAAGATTGGCAGCTCGGACCTGGAAACAAAATCAAAATCagagaaataataatatttttaaaaaaaacattattattattattatttatttcttagcagacgcccttatccagggcgacttacaatcgcaagcaaatacaaatacattcaagtgttacaatataagtcatacaataagaacaagaaatacaataattctcaagtgtgacaaaccacaattcaataatacagcagataatagtgaaagttacatcaggatatgattaagtagtgatagttacatcaggatatgattaagtacaaaatactacagattaaacacttgggagattacaatattctgaggtacaggattaaatgcagtaaaatagggggcagataagagcaaaataaagcatatttaaatgaagggtgatagtgtcccaggatacaacagaggagttctacaggtgctgtttgaagaggtgagtcttaaggaggcgccggaatgtggtcagggactgggcagtcctgacatctgtaggaaggtcgttccaccactgcggagcaagggtggagaaggagcgggctcgggaggcaggggagcgtagcggaggtagagccagtcttctagtgcaggcggagcggagaggtcgagtgggggtgtagggagagatgagggtctggaggtagctgggtgcagtctgatcaaggcatctgtaggctagtacaagagtcttgaactggatgcgagcggtgatcgggagccagtggagcgagcggagtagtggagtagcgtgggcgaagcgaggtaaagagaacaccaggcgagcagcagagttctggatgagctggagcggacgggtggcggacgcagggaggccagccaggagggagttgcagtagtctaggcgggagagtaccagggcctggaccaggagctgggtagcaccGC
Above is a window of Acipenser ruthenus chromosome 14, fAciRut3.2 maternal haplotype, whole genome shotgun sequence DNA encoding:
- the LOC117420043 gene encoding mitochondrial inner membrane protease ATP23 homolog isoform X2; its protein translation is MNRVVTHELIHSFDHCRAHVDWFDNFKHLACSEVRAANLSGDCSFSNELSRFKFGLKQHHQECVRDRALRSVLAVRKVSREEAEKAVDEVFESCFNDHEPFGRIPHSKNDAKYAYRDFQNRDRYYANL